From Carcharodon carcharias isolate sCarCar2 chromosome 21, sCarCar2.pri, whole genome shotgun sequence:
GAAATGTTCTTAACCATTGCTTAGTATTTCCTCAGACTCCTTCATGATCTAGTTTGTCTGGTAGGCTCAGGTGAAATACATGGTCAAAACCCACGGGAAAActctaaaatagcctgatctgTGGTGATGCAATTGTCAAGGTTATAGGTCAGATCACAGTTGTTAGGGGTAAGTTGTGATTCTGTTGATCTGGCTTTACAAAAGGCCGGCAGTTTGTCAATAAGGATATTCTGTCCTTTAAGATGTCTCATTAGCTGACTGTAATGATGTGTTCTAGTAGTTTACAGCAAACATCAGTAAGCAAAAATGTTAGTAGTTTGCTGGATTGGTATGGGGGTTTTTTCTGTAAGTTGGAGAGACGTTAGCTTGTAGCCCAGTTGGCAGCCAACTCTCTCTGGTGTTTATGGATTGTTGAAAAATATATTGGAACAATAATGGTGCAAATTCACTGGCTGCAGTTTTAAGTGCATGGTTTGGGATGCCATCATCAGTTTTATATGGATCAGTATTATGGAGGAGTTTCCCCACACCTTTTGTTGTAATTATAAAATCAGACATGTTTTTCTAAGGGTTCCCTCATATTACAGATTCATACTCGGGTGCTCTAGTTTTTCCTTGAAGACACTCTGAAATTGTGAGCTTAGAGCTTCGTAGTAATATTCCATTTGCTGTGAAATTTTCATTTTTCAGGATTAATTCAAAATGCTGGCATTGACACTGAAACCACAGGAGATGCTCAAGATTGTGCAGATTGCTGTTTAAAAGTAGTGACCAAGATTTTCTGACCGTGGCCTGTACTGTCAGTCTGACTACAATTGTGTCAACATGGTCCAGCACCATCAGAAGCATATTTGTTTTCTGTTGTCCTGTGTCATTGGACAGCTCTTAGAAAGTCATCTAAGGTGGACCTCATGGTCTCCAAAGACACTAGCTAGTATTGCCATGTTTATGTCACAGCATTACCTCCAGAAATGGCACATAAATCAAGTGGTCAAAGAAAATATCCCTTCCCACCTATCTGCCGTTCATACTGATAATCAATTGGTaaatccacaatgctgttagaaggTTTGCTAGAAAGTGCATGCATGTGGATATTGGTGACATTAAACTTTAATTTTCCTAATGCCTTCGTGAAATTAGCTTGTTGATGATCATTGTCTAGCTGCATGAAGAAAGGCCATTTGAGTGAGTTTCTGACTGCCAGCCGGGTTAGATATTTAACAATGGAGCAGAGGGATCTTCGTTGTGTTGGAACGGAACTCTGGCAAAGGCCAGTCAAATACATCGCAAAATAAAGCGGTAATAAAGACATAGACAAGATAACATTTTTATTGAGGCAAAAATGGTAACAAATTGTTTTTAATCTTTAGTTATTATTTTACTGTGGCATCATTAGATGTCCAACTGCTAATTTATGGACTAGTGTCTTTATACACTGAATATAAGTACAGTATAAACATTTTTACAGCTGTTTTGAATTGAAAAATGAAAAGCATTATGTTGagtcctgtaaaaaaaaaaaatagtgaATGAGTAGCGAAACAGCTGAAAACAATGATAGCTTTTGATCTGGTCAGGTTTCAACTAGAAGATAGCATTATCTTGCTCCAATCTGATGCAGTAAAGTTCATCAACTTTTTTAGTATTCTAATGTTCACATTTTTATAAACATTACTGTTGGGTGCAAAAGTGAACAATTTGAGTGAGAATGGTTGTCCATGCCAGTGATGTGATTTCATTCTTTTGTTGCCTTGCCTATACAGACCTACACCAACAGTAGAGAAGGCTCAGTGGCCAAATACAGTCATGCTGCAGTTTTTCTATTGTGTGTTGTATTATAAGGGGGCTGAATTGCTCAACATTGTAAAATCACTTCTAGAACAGAATTACAGTGTATTTATAATTGTGGCAGGTCTCATATGGGGCATCAGATACTGACAGACAGTCCGTCACTTGATGCCAAgctcattttgttttttttcagcTCATCCTTGGATTTTTCGGGATGCAGACACTGGAGACAAATTGCTTATAAATAAGGATGAGATATATTTTCCAACAGCTGCACAGTATGATGAAGATGGTCCTGTTTACATGCTTGTTTGCATCATAATTCCAGGTAAATACAGCACAAACAACTTCATGTTTAGCTGAACTCATATCAGTCATCACTGGCAGTGGATCTGCCATTAGCTCTTAGACCCACTGTCAACTACAGAAACATCTGCAGTGTCTAAATACCTTGCTTAATAGCCAAAATGGTGGtgttcatttattaatttactTTTTCCAGCGATTACTTTGAAATATTTCTCTATCAAGTtaaaaatctcccctcactgttccATTATTGCTCAGTTGGTAAAGCAACTATGTCATTTCACCGTTCAAACCACAAAATCCCagaatctgttttcttttcagcCTGTGCCTGCTCCCACTGAACTGATTTCTTCAATCTCGTCCATTTTCTCCCCTTATCCACTTTCTTTCTACCTACATCCATGACACTTATGATGCCCTTGTCATTTCAACAGTTTGcaatttcctggccctaactgcctcaTTTGCACAATGGACGTCCAATTCCTTTACACCTCCCTACCACACCAGGACAGTCTGAAAGCTCTCCTCTTCTTCCTTGAACGGAGGCCCAAACAGTCTCCATCCACCACGACCCTCCTTTGCCTGCCTGAACAGGATCTCACATTGACAACCTCTCCTTCAACTCTGCTCACTTCCTCCAGGTAAATGGTATTGCTGTGGGTACCCACATGAGTCCTAGCTATGACTGCccttttgtgggatatgtggaaaattccttgttctagtcctaatCCAACCACCTCAATCACCTTTCTTTCTGGTACATTGTAACTACATCAATGCCACATCCTGGTCTCATGCTGAACTGAAATATTTTGTTGACTTGGCTTTtaatttcctctctcctctcagCTTCATATGGCCCATTCTGATTCTTCCCTCCCCTTAAATTGACTTCTCTGGATGCATTCCCGGAGATAAGCTATCAAGCAATATTCACGACAAGAGCACGGTctcccacagttaccttgactataattcctcacatcccacttcctgtaaggactctattctGTTCTCCCAGTTTCCCCACCTCTGTCGCACCTGTTcagatgatgcaaccttccataccAGTACTTCTGATGTATCTTCCTTTTGCCTCCATAAAGGATTCCCCCCACGGCGGCTGACAGGGCCTTTTGACTGTGTCCATTCTGTTTCACGCACTTccactctcaccccttcccctcccttctgGAACTATGATAAAGTTCCCTTTGtcctcacctcccaccccaccaccccaatcatcctctgccatttctgtcacATCTGGCATGATGCCAGAACCAAacacaacacccacccacccctttcaTCATTCCAAAGAGACCATTCCCTCCACAcagccctggtccactcctcagttacacccaacacccctccccattcaTAGGGCATCTTTCCACGCAaacacaggagatgcaacacttgcctTTTTACCGGCTCCCTTCTCAATGTTTAAAGCCCTAAACACTCCTTCAAGTCAAAAAATGATTTATTTGCACTACTTCCAATTTTAGGGAAAGATGATGAcatcatggtaatgtcactgaactagtgaAGCAAAGACCAGGATAATGCCCTGGCGACAtgtgtttgaatcccactacagcagttagtggaatttaaaattcaagtaacaaatctggaatataaggttgcctaatggtgaccatgaaactattatcgattgatgttaaaaacctatctggttcactaaagccctttagggaaggaaatctgccacccttacctggtctggcctacacatgactccagatccacagcaatgtggttgacttttaactgtcctcagaaatagcctagcaagccactaattttgagggtaattagggatgggcaacaaatgccccTCTTGCCCGGACacactcatcccatgaaagagtaaaataaattagtatactgtatttgctgcttagaatgtggtctcctctattgaagagaccaaacgcagactgggtgactactttgcagaacacctccattcagtccatgAACATGACCGTGAGTGTCCtgctgcctgtcattttaattctctgccttgCACTCACTCTGACCTTGGCCTGCTACagcattccagtgaagctcaacagaagctcgaggaacagcacctcatctttctacTGGGTAATTTACAGCCTTGTGGAATCGATATAGAGGTATAACCTCTGCCTTGACCTGTATTCTTTTGCATTCAGACAGCtgctattctgccattcacacctcatctagaAACATCCTTTGTTTCTTGTTCCGTTACTACTCCCCTTGTACCATTAAATTTCTGCCATTTAATCTGTCCTGCTCTTccctatcacagactttcccttttgttcttttacccacctccaacaccaccccaaccccttaTCATTTCATCAAAACCTATTAAGTTTCTagcttttctcagttctgatgaaaggtcgcaGACCTGAAGTGTTcattgtttctctccccacaggcgCTTCCTAACCTGCTgggtaattccagcattttctgtttttattcccaaTGCCATTAGCTAGTCGCAGATGGGTATCAGTGGGGGCATTTCAAATGACCTAGCTAGGATGAGAAAAATCTGCCACCTCATTACTGTCCagtcattatttcaaatgggtgataaatggttttaaaaaaaaatctcattattGAAAATTGACCTAGCTATGCTTCCGAGATCAGaaagaaaattaattttaaaatattcctGGTTTGCCCAATTCTTCAGGCCCCATTGCAGGCCAAAAGACATCTTGAGTCTGGTCCTGCATCTTAGGCCCACGACCAACTGAAAAATATCTGCATCCCAGCCTTATTCCTTAAGACTTATGGTCAGCTGCAGAATCATCCCAAAGACATCCAGTCCAGAGTATAAGGGGATTTTACTTGTGCTCCCCTGGATCTCACTACCacacagaacaaaaacaaaaatacctggaaaaactcagcagctctgacagcatctgcggagagggatacagttgacgttttgagtccacatgacccttcatcagaacaaaggcatatagaaatgagattaaatataagctggtagaagggggtgggacaggagagctcgatagtggggcagtgataggtggaggccaagaagagactgccaaagatgtcatagataaaaggacaaaggggtgttgacggtggtgatgttaactaaaggatgtgctaatggggacattaagggaagcaagctagtggcaggtggccctagtgcaggtggggtggggggaagggatcgaaatgggttaaaaggtggagatgaaacaatagatcgaaataaatttaaaaataggagggaaaagaaaaaaaatatagttgttaaaaaaaaaaattataacttattggaaaaagggggattgaaaaaggtgtggggatgaaggagagagttcatgatcttaaattgttgaactcaatattaagtccggaagactgtaaagtgcctagtcggaagatgaggtgctgttcccccagtttgcattgagcttcactggaacattgcaacaggccaaggatggacatgtgggcatgagagcagggtggtgtggttaaatggcaagtgacaggacatctttggcagtctcttcttggcctccacctatcactggccccctattgagctctcctgtccgacccccttctaccagcttatatttcgtcTTATTTCTatgtgtcttagttctgatgaagggtcatacggactcgaaacgtcactgtatccctctccgcagatgctgtcagacgggctgagtttttccaggtatttttgtttttgttctagatttccagcatccacagtattttgcttttaatttcagGCTTAGGACAGTATGAGCTAACTTCCAGAAAGTAGAGCATTTGGACTGTTGATGAGAGTGGCTGACATCACTGAAACTTAAGGTCTTTTTTGCAGACCCAAATTCATAACAATCTCCATGACTTTTGTTCAAACATATTAAAGTTGGGGTAGAATTTCCATGGGATTGATCCCGATTTCCTTTATAACTGCAGTGGAAGATCGAAAGAGACAGCATAAAAAGGCAGGATGTGGAAAAACCTTGTCATGGGGAAGAACATCAAAGATTCCTTTCACTCAACGTCTAAATTTCTGAAaagaataattgttgtaattgcTGGAGTCTAGTGACCAACAAATAGCCAGAAGCAAAACCTTTATTAATGTAAAAAACAGGATGATTTATTTCTCCTCTCATCTAGGACATTGAGAATAACTATAGCAACTCCATTATTTGGCTGAGATTACACAAGTCTTTGCAAACTATGATTGAACTTGAACCAAAAATATTAGCATATTTGTCTCTTTAAGGTGCTTACTGGGAatgtccagtattttctgttttcagtcCAGCAAAACAGTAGTTATTTGACTGTAGTTAGCTTAGTTGTTGACCCTTAGAATTGTTTCAGGACTCAAGTCCTTGCTTGATGATAAATAGCTTGACAAGCctgaatttttaaaacatttaaataccCTTATCCCAGTGTGTAACAAACTTTTTCTTTACAGTATATTCACTGAAGGACTGCTGTTTGCAATCTATTCGTAAACAAGTAAAGTCGGAAGATTACGCAAAGTTGGAACTACCAAAGTCATTGCATGCTGATCTCAAGAATTCTCCAAATCTGTTAAGGGAGGTCGAAAACCTGAGCGTGAAGTACAGAAACAGTTAATAATTTAAAACTTAGTGCACCATTTCTATTAGGAACAGAAGACAACATTTCATTTTGCCATCGCAATCTTGTTTTAGCATTACTCCTTTGTTAATGTGGCTTTGCTGTGttcaaactggctgctgtgtttcttacattataacagtgactacacttcaaagctaTTTTGTTGGCTGTCAAGGGCTTTGAAATGTcgggtggtcatgaaaagcgccacataaatgcaagtcttcctttcttgACGATCTGAAATTATAATTAACTTCCTTTTGCCAGAGTTTCTCAATTTCAAACAGTTTGCAGAATGATTTAATATTTTAAGGGGATGTTCAAAAGAGTTTTTTTATATACAGATTCTAGTCTCCTGAGAATTATGGGCCATGATTTACCCAAGAAGTGGACAGCAAAGTGCACTCAAAATTTGATGAACCCAACTGCATAACCAACAGAGCCGTCAGACTCTGGGAATTCTAATTGCTGTTGAAGGATAGCAGTCAGAAAGCCATTTGACCGGAAGAACTGTTGGGAGGCTACAAGAAAATGGGAGTGCTTGCTCTGCAGCCACATATGCCTTGTTCCTGTCTTCCTCAGACTGTCTGATTTTGCATACAAGCACATTGCCAGACCTTCTGAGCATTTTTGAAAATGGGCACCTTTCTGACACATTTCTATGTATCCCTTGCCCCATATCTGTTCACAGAACAGGCTGTAGATGTTTGAGAAATCACAAACAATACAAAAGAGGGATGTGCCTGATGTAACATGCGTGCACTTCCTTTTTCTCTCATACCGCCTAGGAAATATGGATTTTCTGGACACTAGGGGGAAGCAATATTAGGCCACAGTCTTTGGGATGAATATTATTCCCGCAATAATGGTCCGTCCTCGTCTTATCAGACTGCGGATCAACAAAGCAATCTTCAGTTATTGATTGTTTTTGAATCTCATattgggcctgattttaaccctGCAAGTAGGTGGGTTTTGAAAAGGTTAAAATCTCTTTTGAGTCAGTTCTTTACACGGAGCAAGTATTACACTACAAATACGCCAATTTCTTCCTTTCTCATCTGTTTTTCTGGATATGAATATTCTTGCCCTTGGATATCATCCATTTGAATGAGAACTTACACCACCCAATCAATTTTTGAAAGTCTTTATCATTTTGGATGCTATTAATGGCCTTCAATCTTGGAGTGTGTTTCTCAAGTCTTTAAAATTTGTTATTTATCATTAAATCACATTTACATTGAATTCATTTATTAGCTCCTTTATATTTTCTTTGCTTTGTATTGTGTAATGTCTACATTTCAATACCTATGAGAACAGCTGCATAGTGTCACTGGCACCATAACATTGGATTGGAGCATTCTTATACTTGCCTGTTATTTGGGATTCTGATGCGTGTTTATCTGCCGTTTTCATGAGATCACATTACTCTGTGTTTGAAACCCACCACACAAATTCAAATTACCGGTGTGAAtttacctcccctctccccagtcaccaatcatcaacaacaatgtgcattttatatagtgcctttaatgtagtaaaatgtcccaaggcacttcacaagagcgtTACTAAACAAGATTTGACATTGATTCATATAAGGAGATATAAGGACAAATGGTCAAAGAGAGAGCATTTCAAAGCTTTTCACAAGCAAAGAGACAGATTGGTTTAGTGGGgacagggatgtgggggtgggtatGCCAGGattggaagagtgcagaaatgactgagggttatagggctggaagAGATGACAAAGTTGGGGGTAGGTGAAACCATTGGGGGGATTTAAAAATAAGGTCTAAATTAGGGATAGAGACTTAACAATAACTTCAATAGACCTTATGTTTTCGGATTCAGCAGAATTGGCACGATACAAATAGACATTTGTTTTTCGTTTCTCTAAGATCTGACAGAAGTGATACAGGGCAACCAATTCCAAGCTATGGTGATTTACTAGCAGTTTGATGCTGGATTGTATCCAGTACATGGGACATCATTGTGGAGTTGGCTTCAGGAAATTTGTGTACTTGCTTTTCTTATAGGTGAAAGACAAAAAAAATAACAATCCTGTCATCAGGACTGAGATTGTAAGGATTGTAGAAAAGGGGAAAATACTACAATCTTTTGAATAAGAGGTACATTGTGTTGATGGAAATTTTCCAAACTTATTTGAATAATAAGATCAGATCTGCAGATGGAAATGGGTGAACGTTGCAGCATATTGCGCTAAAATAAATTTAAGTGTTAGTGGAGTAGAATTCAGTGCATTTATGCACAAAATAGCATTCAACATACCATTTCTCATAACCGGTGTGCCCGTTCAGGAGCAGATCTCCCTCTGGGAGCCTGCTCGAAATTATTTGAATTAGTTGACCCAAGACATTCACTGGTATCAGCACAAATTATAGGACAACCTGCCACACTTCTGGTGGTGCTGTGACTGAAGCTGACTAGTGACTGAAAGGCAAAGTCAAGACTGACTTGTTTCTCTCTTTGAAGTCACCCAACCCAGCAAAGACCTTTCACTTGGGAAGTTCCTGCTCTGTAAAACTCAGGGCTTGGTTTTGGTTAGCAAGGCGGGTGGCTCGAGTTGGCAAATTTCCTTGACTCACTGGACCTGtcctggttttaaaaaaaaaaacccaaaatgcATGACTTTCACTCCCTGAGGTGGGGGAGCACAGGTGTGGGATGGAGTCAAACCTGGCAACTTCCGAAGCAGAGcacaggcagccacaggggcgGGCAAGTGTCGAGGTGGGATGGTTAGAAGACTTGCCTAGGTTCACTGGGAGTTTGTTGTTATTTTGGAAGTTGTTAGGCCCTCTAacccttgctctcatgctcatgcaacccgcacccccccccttataccctccatgccacctccatagtcACTCACTGAGTATCCACCATAGGCAGACCTCATGAACCATGTGGAgctgaaaaaaatagaaaatacagCTCTCATTCCTACACACTTGATGGTGAAAAAAAACTCCCTTTCATAAACACAAAGTTTTAAAATCTCCAAGTGGTTAACGCCTCGTGAAagcaaaaaaaattattcagttcCCATTGGAGACAGTTAATTCTTTAAACTGTCAAACCATAAACTCAGAACCCTGTGGTGAGATAATTGTAgcatttgaaactcagccaaacattcataaggACATAATGATTgcccttggggaaatgtcaacaaacatAGGTGAAGGGCTCTATTGAAACTGTATTACCACATGCTAATGTTTTTTTCTAATTtatgcctgtcaatcaaagcagttcaGTAGATGGTATTTTTTCCTAAGCTGTAATTAAAAGAAACAGGCTGTACCTGTTAAAGTTTAAAGAGCagggcaatttaaaaaaaaacttcagatcataacAGTTATACAGACCTTACCTGCCCTTCAAGGGTGTTTACGTTCGCCCCATCAAAGTTAAGGCCCTTGGACCAGCCAAAGTGCGGTCTGTTTGAACCCAGCACTAGGTTCAACTGGCCCTATGGAGTTTGGGTTTCCCACCTGTGTGGATCACGCCCTGCCCCCTTTCCCCTACGAGCAAAATattggatctgttggaaatgggggtgggactttTGCATCCAGGCCCCACCAATTTTTAAAGGTCCACTGAGTTTTCATGACTCCACTCCTCTGTCACGTTAGCTGGTACATTTACCCAGTGAACCACCCGTGGGAGCCCTGTACCCATGTCTGAAATAAATATGTCCAAAAGGCTGCAGAATAATATTTGAGCAAAGTAATGCTTGTAGAGAGCAAGGAAGGTTTAAAAATGCATAGGCTTGACTGAGTTCTTATCAATAGTCCCATATTTCCTCATGGAGCAGACTCCCAAAGGTAATTATACAATAAATAGAACAAAAATTGGATAAGCTTGCAAACTGGTATGAACCCACAAACATCAAGATTTTGATTTCTATCTGAAGATTAAAATACGAAAATAAATCTGTAGCTGAAATTGTAAACAGTACTTTTTATTATCACATTATACAATAGCAATAGACAGCAATTTTGAAGAATTCTAGATCTTTTTATATTACATTGCCTTTAGTGCTTTGTTTTGTTTTCCTTCAGTTGTCCGTAAATTTTGTATCATGGTGCATTTAGTGTTGGTCTTCACTTTCTGGAAAACACATTTAATACAGCAATACTTTAGAAGTTGACCTTAGATAGTtaaaccacttatttttaaaactgttatttACAATGGGTAGGTCTTCTAATGTTGCACATGATATAAAATGTTTTTAAAGATCTTAATTTAAGAATAAATTATAACAAAATGGTTGTTACAGAATTACTCTAACTTAATCATTCTTTCCTGGTCCCCGTTGGTTTGCCCTTAACACTTTTGTTCATATGGGGAAAATGGACCGTTGGGGTCCTCTCAGTTGGCCCATACAATCCTAAatttcttgctgctgctgattttctGGGAGGTTTAACACTAggaaaagggctgaatggctgaatcttcaaagtgctagttctgtgccCTAGGTCTGAAATTCCTTTTTCAGAATCTGAAGAATCAGATGAGTGCCCCTGGCTCGGTGATGGACTGGGTGGCTCGGCTGCAGTTGTGTCACTCTGGTTTAAGTCTAGTCTTTTTAGCTGGTGCTGAATCACGTTCACATTGTCATTAGCATCCCTGTAAACTAATTCAGATGATTGTCCATCTGCTTGTGCCAATATTCGGTCCTCAATGCTTTTGCTATCAGCTTCTGTACTTTCTGTAGAGCTAAGGGATGATTCCTCCACTGGTTTATTAATTTTTTCTTT
This genomic window contains:
- the vhll gene encoding von Hippel-Lindau-like protein, encoding MALVIGRQSIRALRSLNSDEATYVKFVNRSPRIARPWWINFDGIPQNYDDIPPGGTLHMRTYRTHPWIFRDADTGDKLLINKDEIYFPTAAQYDEDGPVYMLVCIIIPVYSLKDCCLQSIRKQVKSEDYAKLELPKSLHADLKNSPNLLREVENLSVKYRNS